In Rhizophagus irregularis chromosome 30, complete sequence, a genomic segment contains:
- a CDS encoding NAD-dependent isocitrate dehydrogenase → MAGGLSRLNTFRQAIVGYNRIGLAISSNRRFYSQDKRIVVENPVVDLDGDEMTRIIWEKIKTDLIFPYVKIDVKYYDLGIENRDATNDQVTIDAAEAIKKYNVGIKCATITPDEERVKEFNLKQMWKSPNGTIRNILNGVVFREPILLNNVPRIIPNWNKPIIIGRHAFGDQYKATEMLIDRPGKVLLKFVPDDNSKTHEEVVFSFKSPGVTMAMYNTDESISGFAHSSFQMALSKEMPLYLSTKNTILKKYDGRFKDIFQEIFDRDYKDKFDAKKIWYEHRLIDDMVAQAIKSNGGFVWACKNYDGDVQSDILAQGFGSLGLMTSVLFTPDGKTIEAEAAHGTVTRHYRQFQQGKETSTNPIASIFAWTRGLEHRAKLDNNEKLIKFAHDLEQVCIDTVDKDNKMTKDLALTIHGKK, encoded by the exons atGGCAGGTGGTTTATCAAGATTAAATACATTTCGACAAGCAATTGTTGGTTATAACAGGATTGGACTTGCAATATCATCAAATCGGCGTTTTT atTCTCAAGATAAACGTATTGTGGTTGAAAATCCTGTTGTTGACTTAGATGGAGATGAAATGACTCGAATTATTTGGGAAAAGATAAAGACTGAC TTGATCTTCCCATATGTCAAAATTGACGTCAAATATTATGATCTGGGTATTGAGAATCGAGATGCt aCAAATGATCAAGTTACCATTGACGCAGCTGAagcaatcaaaaaatataatgttggTATTAAATGTGCAACAATTACACCAGACGAAGAAAGAGTTAAgg aattcaatttaaaacaaatGTGGAAATCTCCAAATGGCACTATTCGTAATATCTTAAATGGTGTCGTATTTcg agaacctattttattgaataatgtTCCAAGAATAATTCCCAATTGGAATAAACCTATCATTATCGGTAGACATGCTTTTGGTGATCAG TATAAAGCCACCGAAATGCTTATAGATCGTCCAGGCAAAGTTCTCTTGAAATTTGTGCCAGATGATAATTCAAAAACGCATGAAGAAGTAGTATTCTCCTTTAAG TCCCCTGGTGTTACAATGGCTATGTATAACACAGATGag tcTATAAGTGGTTTTGCACATAGTAGCTTCCAAATGGCGTTGAGTAAAGAAATGCCtttg TATCTTAGTACTAAAAAtaccattttaaaaaaatatgatggtCGGTTTAAAGATATCTTTCAAGAAATATTTGATAG ggattataaagataaatttgatGCAAAGAAAATTTGGTATGAACATAGGCTTATAGATGATATGGTTGCTCAGGCTATTAAATCTAATGGAGGATTTGTTTGGGcatgtaaaaattatgatgG agATGTTCAG tcaGATATTTTAGCTCAAG gGTTTGGTTCTTTAGGATTAATGACAAGTGTTCTTTTTACTCCTGATGGAAAAACAATAGAAGCCGAAGCTGCTCatg ggacAGTAACAAGGCATTATCGTCAATTTCAACAA ggTAAAGAAACATCAACAAATCCAATAGCATCGATTTTTGCATGGACAAGAGGATTAGAACATAGAGcaaaattagataataatgaaaaattaataaaatttgctcATGATCTTGAACAAGTTTGTATTGATACAGTTGAcaaagataataaaatgacTAAAGATCTTGCATTAACAATTCATGGTAAAAAGtaa